A genomic window from Lotus japonicus ecotype B-129 chromosome 1, LjGifu_v1.2 includes:
- the LOC130748250 gene encoding serpin-ZX-like: MLWRFRIRDYNFHLLSGTSVKVPFMASEGKHLISAFDGFKVVGLPYEQGNDDKRQFSMYIFLPDANDGLPALVEHVTSEPRFLECHLPYQKVEVGDFRIPKFKISFGLNIYDVVKEMRLALPFSLRNAQFTKMVDSLTDQENLYVSNIIHKSFIEVDEAGTKAATVTSMMFFGGGPPTYSKVIDFVADHSFLFVIREDSTGTVLFIGQTLHPLYDK, from the exons ATGCTTTGGAGGTTCAG GATAAGAGACTATAATTTTCACCTTCTTAGTGGCACCTCAGTCAAGGTTCCATTCATGGCCAGCGAAGGGAAGCATCTCATTAGTGCTTTTGATGGTTTCAAAGTAGTTGGTCTTCCTTATGAGCAAGGTAACGATGATAAGCGTCAGTTCTCTATGTACATTTTCCTTCCTGATGCTAATGATGGGCTGCCGGCTTTGGTCGAGCATGTTACTTCTGAACCTAGGTTCCTGGAATGCCATCTTCCTTATCAAAAAGTGGAAGTAGGTGACTTCAGGATTCCAAAGTTTAAGATTTCCTTTGGACTTAACATTTATGACGTGGTGAAGGAGATGAGACTCGCTTTGCCTTTCTCTTTACGTAATGCACAATTTACAAAAATGGTGGACTCTCTCACAGATCAAGAAAACTTATATGTTTCTAACATAATACACAAGTCTTTCATTGAAGTGGATGAAGCAGGCACTAAAGCTGCAACAGTCACTAGTATGATGTTTTTCGGTGGAGGGCCTCCTACATATTCAAAGGTGATAGATTTTGTAGCTGACCACTCTTTTCTCTTCGTGATTAGAGAAGATTCGACTGGAACGGTCCTCTTTATTGGACAAACGCTTCATCCTCTTTATGACAAATGA